The bacterium genomic sequence CCTCCGAGATTTTCGATTAAATCCGTAATGTAGCGGGTCACATCGATCTTTTCGCTCAGGATTCTGTCTCTTTTCTCACGCCATAATTCTTTTACCCGGGGAGTCGTGAGGAGCTCGATGCCTTTTTGGATCGATCGTTCCTGGTCTTCCGCGGAATCTGAAAAGTTGAAAACAGCACCGTATACCCGTTCCTGTTCGTCGGTATATCCCCTCCCGACTCTGTCGATGTAGACCGCCGGAGTCCCCAGAACGGCAGCCTCCGATGCCATTGTGGCGCTTTCGCCGTACAGCAGGGAAGCATAATACAGTGCATCGTGTATTTTTTCCGGGGGAATCTGCATTCTGTATGGCTCCAGATCATCCGGCAGTTCTTTTTCGGATGTGATGAAGACACGCCCATGCGGAGAAAACGCTTGAACGGCTTTCCGTTTCATGGCAGCCGATAATCCCGAATATCCGATGTCATGACCCGATTTCATCGAGACAAACCGCATGATGATAAATGGATCGCTTTCCGTGAGTCCGAGGAGATTGAGCACCGAGGGATCGGGTTTGAAATATGCCGGATGAAGGTATGCCAGTTCGTGATATCCATTGTACGTCAGATGGGGGCGTTTAATGACCCGACGGTAGCATGACGGCAGAACGAGGTGACGGGAAAGCGGGTACGCGATCGAATTGGAGATGGTCGCGTGTTCCGTATCGTAGAATGTTACTGACGGTGTTCCGGTGAGTCTGCCGACCGGGGCGATGAAGGTTCCCGCTA encodes the following:
- a CDS encoding DUF354 domain-containing protein produces the protein MLVDITHPAHVHFFKHSLWIWLEKGHDVIVTSRDKDLTVYLLDCYGFKHINLGHHGTTPFELAQELLVRCTKLHGIVRRERPDILTAIAGTFIAPVGRLTGTPSVTFYDTEHATISNSIAYPLSRHLVLPSCYRRVIKRPHLTYNGYHELAYLHPAYFKPDPSVLNLLGLTESDPFIIMRFVSMKSGHDIGYSGLSAAMKRKAVQAFSPHGRVFITSEKELPDDLEPYRMQIPPEKIHDALYYASLLYGESATMASEAAVLGTPAVYIDRVGRGYTDEQERVYGAVFNFSDSAEDQERSIQKGIELLTTPRVKELWREKRDRILSEKIDVTRYITDLIENLGG